ACTATTCCATCTTTAGTCACATACTTGGCTAAACTACTTTATTTAGTTTTAATCACTTCAAATAAGCATCGTCCTTTGAATGTACTTATTCAACATTCAAAAACAATTTATGGGTATGATTTGATTAAAAACAAACTTCTTATTTTTTTCAAAGATACTACCCTTAGAATCACTTTTGATATAAATGAAGCAGATATAATTATCTCAGATTCTTTTGAAAAAAATAATGATACACCGTTTTTTTATTTCGAGCATCCAGAAGATACTGAAGCCTGGAAAAACTTGATATCTTTTATCAGTCAAGAACTTTATTCACTTTTAAGATGAATAATAGTTTCTTATGTATTTTAAAAATCCCTCGTTTCTTTACTATGTTTTTCTAGTATCTTTCGCTCTATATTTTCTACCAAAAAATCAAAATCTGATAACCTATTAATATAAACCTGCTCTACTTGCTTATCAGCAACTACTATATTTGTATCTGTAATGATAAGATCCGGATTTAACTCTAGTCGATCTATACATTTTACTTTACTGCCAAAAAAGCAATTGATTTTTTGTTTTAGCAGATTGCTCATAGCAACATTTGCATCTTGAACAAAAATTTTAATAGACTGAGATTCTGAATTTTTTAATTCAACAAATAATGCATAAATGGAAAAATATATGTAATCAATCAACGATGTCTCTGTAATATATTTAGGAATTTGGTTAAAAAATTCACTATACTGTGTTGTTTTTAAGTGCTGAAAAATACGTATCGTTTTTTCTCTTATTGTTTTTTCAAAGTGATCCATATTCGTATATACTCTTTCATCATAAACAAAATCAAAATTTTTAGGGTCAATAAAACACGTTTTTACAATCAGATGATATAAATCAATCTCTTGCCTAATCCTTAAATATAGATATTTATCCGTTATTCCTTCAAAAAAAGCATCTATAATTTCTCTGACAAAAATATTGCTATGTGTTACAAATGAAAAATGGTCAATTGAAAAAAAAGTTTCATACGCATCTACTTCTAACGAATCATTAAAAATTTTTTCCTTATAAAGAATAAACAAGGTTGCACTTGCTTCTGACCACACCTGTTCATTTGTCTTATTTTTACTTTTTGAGAAATAATCAAATAAGAGTTGTAAATTAGAAGAATTTGTCCGTTTTTTTGATAGTTCTATTAATTTTTTATTATTTACAAAATTTCGCTGTTTTGAACGAATAATACTAATATACGTAATTAAATTAATATGATACCTTTGAACTGAACTTTTATTTTCCCAATCAACAACTCTTTGAGAAAAGTAATCATTTAATTCGTGAAACTCTTGCGGTCTAAATAACCATGTATTTGATGCTTTAGAAAAAAATTGAAAATAAAAGTTTCTTATTCGTAATTCCTCCCCAATAATTTTATTTTCCCTAGATAAATTTAATCCACAACCTTGAAGAATTTCTTTTAGTTTTTTTCTACGTCTTGAAAAAGTCGCTTGACTTATGTACTCAGCCTCACAAAACTTACTGACATCAATTTTTTCATATAAAAATATTTGTTCAATGATTTTATACATTATTGATTGCAGTAAATACTTACGTCCTATTGCATTTATATCTATATTAGTAGCATAAACATTTTTAATTGTATTATTCGTATAGTTAACTTTAAATACATCTTTCTCCAACTCTTGTTCAAATTGTTTGACTATCATTGATACTGTTCTTGGCACTACTTCCGTTTTATTAACTATATCTTTAATACTTACTTCTTGTTTACTACTGTTGATTATACTAAGTATCTTCATCCTTCTGTCATAAATATCATCTAAAAATAATCTCATTTCCATTCACC
The DNA window shown above is from Enterococcus sp. 4G2_DIV0659 and carries:
- a CDS encoding helix-turn-helix domain-containing protein, which codes for MRLFLDDIYDRRMKILSIINSSKQEVSIKDIVNKTEVVPRTVSMIVKQFEQELEKDVFKVNYTNNTIKNVYATNIDINAIGRKYLLQSIMYKIIEQIFLYEKIDVSKFCEAEYISQATFSRRRKKLKEILQGCGLNLSRENKIIGEELRIRNFYFQFFSKASNTWLFRPQEFHELNDYFSQRVVDWENKSSVQRYHINLITYISIIRSKQRNFVNNKKLIELSKKRTNSSNLQLLFDYFSKSKNKTNEQVWSEASATLFILYKEKIFNDSLEVDAYETFFSIDHFSFVTHSNIFVREIIDAFFEGITDKYLYLRIRQEIDLYHLIVKTCFIDPKNFDFVYDERVYTNMDHFEKTIREKTIRIFQHLKTTQYSEFFNQIPKYITETSLIDYIYFSIYALFVELKNSESQSIKIFVQDANVAMSNLLKQKINCFFGSKVKCIDRLELNPDLIITDTNIVVADKQVEQVYINRLSDFDFLVENIERKILEKHSKETRDF